A genomic window from Silene latifolia isolate original U9 population chromosome Y, ASM4854445v1, whole genome shotgun sequence includes:
- the LOC141632894 gene encoding GATA transcription factor 19-like, protein MVGPCSSCGPYNQYCGHQPTNANTYYWPIQYETDYMSSSYASASSSLSPPSSVDCTLSLGTPSTRLTNIETSNNMGYGETTTTTTKHRNSVSTFCWDLLHPKQSSSNSTPKPSPSNGGSGGGSSGDPLFGRRCSNCDTTSTPLWRNGPRGPKSLCNACGIRFKKEERRAAAATTTAANNNAGSGAGMMDPHHGYYNGSWAHQYTQAAAQKMQCYGATNEYRFTEDDRGSDSGIQFLSWLTHDRPSGLVRDFTR, encoded by the exons ATGGTTGGTCCATGCTCATCTTGCGGACCATACAATCAGTATTGCGGCCACCAGCCTACTAATGCTAACACATACTACTGGCCTATCCAATATGAGACTGATTACATGTCTTCATCTTACGCTTCCGCTTCATCGTCCTTGTCTCCGCCGTCTTCTGTTGATTGTACTCTTTCTCTTGGTACACCTTCCACTCGTTTAACCAATATTGAGACTAGTAATAATATGGGTTATGGTGAGACTACCACTACTACTACTAAACATCGTAATAGTGTGTCTACCTTTTGTTGGGATTTACTTCATCCTAAACAATCGTCCTCTAATTCTACTCCTAAGCCTAGTCCTAGTAATGGCGGTAGCGGTGGCGGTAGCAGTGGCGATCCTTTGTTTGGTCGTCGTTGCTCTAATTGTGATACTACTTCTACTCCGCTTTGGAGAAATGGCCCTCGCGGTCCCAAG TCCCTCTGCAATGCGTGTGGAATAAGATttaagaaagaagaaagaagggCAGCGGCGGCGACAACCACGGCAGCGAACAACAATGCCGGGTCAGGAGCAGGGATGATGGACCCACACCACGGTTACTACAACGGGTCATGGGCCCACCAATACACTCAAGCGGCTGCACAAAAGATGCAATGTTATGGAGCCACAAATGAGTATCGATTCACGGAGGATGACCGTGGGTCGGACTCGGGTATTCAGTTTCTATCTTGGTTAACACATGACCGCCCTAGTGGCCTTGTCCGTGACTTCACCCGGTGA